Below is a genomic region from Culicoides brevitarsis isolate CSIRO-B50_1 chromosome 2, AGI_CSIRO_Cbre_v1, whole genome shotgun sequence.
TCTTGTTGCGGATTGAGGTTCATGCCACTTTTTCTCAAGGCTTGCAGGACATCGGGGATCATCTGAGGgaaatttatcatattaaCAACGATCGTTTTGGGGTCTTTTCGAACGATGACCGCGATTTCTTGAAGTTCATGCTCGTCTCCTTCGACTTTGACGAGAAGTTGTTCAATGGCACCCGTAGTTGAACGCAGCGATAAATTTCGGATGAACTCATCTTTCATCGTGTCGAGAGATTTTTGCATGGCGCCAACGATTTGGTCGTAATTTACATAAGTATTCAAGAAATCCGGGTTTGGCTTGACTTTTGTCGCATTTTTTCGGTCTTTTTTGTTGCCTCCTCTGTCTTTGGCGTAATTTCTCGCcggcaaaatttgtaaagaagGTACTTGAAAGCGAGGATTTTCacgtaaaaatgataaatttgcaaaatttcgcGAAAAATTAACTTGTGATGCTCGAATTCGCCAcagaaaaatcgaattttggataaatttgcGACGAATTTGAtccatttttccaattttgtttgtttttgctgccgatttgtttttgtttttgcctCATGGAAGTGACAGTTCTcgaatttcgaattttaatttcaaaaattttgaccgttaattaattttttgctcttaaaatttttctcttaaatttttttgagcctctgaaaacccataaaaaatttttaaaaaaatttttaatttaatattaaaattaatttaaaaattataaaaaaatttaaaaaaattaaaataatttaaaaaattaaaaaaaaaataatattttaaaatttaaaaaaaataattttaggaaaaaaaaataaaaaaataaaaaaaaactaattaaaaaattaaaattatgaaaaaattaaaattattttaaatttaatttcgaattttaattcaaaaaatttaaccgttattttttttctcattttaggaAATCGCTCGTGTTGAAGCTTCTATCGATAAATCGAcgaaaatgttgcaaaaacaGAAGGAAGATCTCAATAGATGGGCCAAACGCTATCGTGAGGCTGAAAAATCGCTAAATGCGTTAAAACAGGAAATTGAGGAAAATGCAAGTGCTGATCTTGTGTTGAGTTATTACCTCCAAAAGAAGGATTCTGAGttgacacaaaataaaatcaacttGAAATTCGCTCACATGCAGAAAATCAACTCAATTTACAACATGGAGTTCGATCATTGGAAGGAAATGACAAATTCCGGTTTCGCGCTTTTGAACCAACTTTACCTTCTGCTTCGCTCGAACGGCGATGCCGACAAGGAAATGCAAGAGCAAATCGCGCGTTTGTACAAACTCTGTCAAGGACGTCAAAAAGTCGTCAAATTCCTCGAGGATGAGGCGCAAAATGGTGATAAAGAGACTGCTGACTTGAGTTTTGGCACAATGAACAGCATTACAGACTCTCCTGTGAAAACGACGATTGTACCTGAAGCTCCAAGTACCGGCAAGAAACGTCCCAATAGTGACAGCAATCCACGCGTTCAAGCGaataaaatgccaaaaatcacaaatggCAACAAAAAACCCCCAGTTCCGACTTTTAACAAACCAAAAGCTGTCAAATCGATCAATTTCAACAACAAAACGGAAGCAAAGTCATCAGTATTTAAAGTTCCCACAGTAGCTCCCATTCAGAAAAGCGCGTTGAATGAAACGCACACCATCAATACGGATGCCTTGAATTCAACTTTTGACATTATTCCGCCTGCTTTGTCCGAAAATCAACTGAATATCAAGACAGATGTGAAATTAGCAAAACTTGAGGctcaaacgaagaaaaaattaattgacagaGCTGCGATTACTTTGAATAAggagaataaaaaattcactccgaaaaaagttggaatgaaaagtaagttcaaaaattcttaaaaaataaaaaaaaattaattaaattaaaaattaattaattaattaattaattttaatttaaatttaaaaattaattaattaattaaattaaaaataattaaaaatttttttttaaatataattaatttaaaattttttaattaatttattttaattaaatttaaaatttaattaaaaataataaaattattttttttaaataatttttaaaataattttaattatttttttaattttttaattaattttaattttaaatttaaaaaaatttaattaaaaaaaaaattttttaaattaattaataattaaattaaaaataatttttattaaaaataataattttttttaattaaaattaattatttttttttctaattttagcgGCTCTTCATacaatcaacaacaacaacggcgTCATCAACAAGGCACGTGTTAAGCCCATTGTTGCGACAAATGATCGTTTTAACAAAGGCCCTCCCCGTTAAAGCGCTTCATTTGAACAATTTGTACATTTTGTTATGAAACTTGCCCAGTTTATGTTAATAgtactttagatttttttgctttttcggaCGAACAAACCacgaaatttaactttaaatttaatttttgcacgacttttgtaaatttttaaatggtcacctttatattttttacttatttaggATAACGATGAGGAAGAGTAACGCAAGCTTTCTCACTAatcgcaaacaaacaaaaagaaaagaaaattatttgcacTAACAATTATATTTGGGAATGATACTCAAGCTTTatgtttgttcaaaattaatttgaggaacttttgtattttatattgtattaataatattaaaatgtaatgTATATTCAAGAATtagaaacaaacacaaaaaatgactaagattaaataaattataatttttaaaaaatatttttgattttttttattgattttttagagtttttcaGGCaggtataataaatattttaaataatttttttttttattttatgtgatattggaaaaaaatttcaatacctaaaattacaaaaaaagttaaaaatatttataatttttattttaattgaagaaaatgtattttttcatttaaagaattaattatttttttaatcaacagtatactataaataaaattttattttattttatttaagtatgtttttcataatattttttattctaattttttttaaattaataaatttaattttttttcaaaaaatctttaaatttcattttattttgtatttttaatacaaataaaaaaataactttttttaaatatttttgataataaataaaatttttaactaattaattattttttttatatttcacttaaaattgaagaaaaattaatttttttttttaaattgaagcaaattcattttttcattcgaaaaaattatttatttaattaatcaacgtttaattttaaataaaatttattttttattttattttttaaagaaattttgtacttacgtatcttaaaaatttattttttttatcatattattttttttttaatatttaaaaatttttcttcggaaaatattgaaaatttaaattcaagaaaatataaaaaatttaaattaataaaaataaaaaatttaaaattaatttaaaaattaatgttaaaaaattgagaataaattaaatatttaatatttaaaaaaatatttttgatgaaaaaaaaataaattaaaaacttttgacaaaattaaattaaaaaaattctcactaaaaaatcaattttaatttttttaaaaattttattatttatgtttttttttaatttattcttttaagaaaatattaaaataaaaaaaaatcttacaaaatcaatttttttttataaaattaagttattaacTTTACATTTCTTGCCTCCTATAAATCAtttgtacaaacaaaaatttatataaataaagaaaatttctcaattccAGCGTCACATTAACATACAACATACCAACCTGATGAGCTGAACACAAACAGGTCGTCCAAAAACTGCAATTTGTTATGCttcaaataaacattaaattaccGCCGCATGCCGTCTTGTCACAATACTAAACTaataaaacatacaaaaaaaaaataattttattgaaaataataaaaagaaaaaaaaaatatcgaagaaaATTAAGCAATGTGTGCCGCATTCCATTTGTCGTCGTATTCGATgccggttaattttttttatacagagattttattattattattaactttttttttatatttatgcaTATTTAGATCAACATGCAATCTGATCGGCTTAatcgatttattttatgttggaATGTAATAATTGCTCGTCGTCTCAACCTcgacctgattttttttctttgatgaaAGAAGGAagtttcgagaaaaatttctgaaaaaaaaaaaatttttttttttttttttaaatctatttttagatagaaagtaataataaagcaataaaaataacgagaCAGACCCTTTTTGTGGTTATTGCAGTAATCCGTTGAAATCGAGTCCCGTGTTGGTCACGCGACAAAATTTACAAGTTATTTACACGAGAGATAAAAAGTTATGTAAATGCTCTTGAAACATATCTCGGATGACCTTGAAGCCGGTATAAAATTGTACTTTATCACTGTCTCGTCGATGGGTGTAACgatcgtttatttatttatttacaaaacgcGCGAAGAGAGAGCAATAAACGAAGATgcctctcgaaaaaaattaatttttttataaatttatgagagGAGGTCAAGAGCATCTAACGATGCAACCAATTAAAGCTGATTACCCTTggcattgaaatatttttcgtaaaaagaaGTGAAGTGCACTGTCATCTTTACGACGCATCGAGAGGTGAAtggatgtcaaaaaattcaaaaattattaagaaatttctgTTTTGCATCTGAAATTAATTCAGTAACCTTGATTAActcgaaaatttgtcaaaaaaaaaaaactgggtCTCCCCTCGCAccataaaaaaagtcaattgcGCAGAAAAAATGGATCACGCCAtgaaccaaacaaaaaaaaaattaaaaacgagaGTAAGTTGTACTGGTTTTCATTACTCTCACATTTTTATGACGAGACGAGACGGCTCATACCTGCGAGATAAACAAGAAGTTGTTACGTAATTTGGCGCCATGCCAGCcacaaacactttttttaagttgctgctgtaataaatttcaagaatgACGCAGAAAAcaggtgaaaaaaatttcagtataTGGAGAAGAATGCACGTGAATGTTGTGAATATTGAGTAATGGTGCCGTTAATTgtaacaacaaataattttcgggGTGTTAATAAACTGTAAATTTTGTGTCTGGGTCGATTTTGAACCGTTTAAAGTAGGTTTGAAGCTagatttaaagtaaatattagTTATTTGAGTATTGAACGATTGAGAAGTGAAGAAAAACCTGATGGATGACCTTTTTGTGCGAATTTGTTGGAGTTCATGGGAGATTTTTAAggtaattgtttgaaaatttattaaagattttttttgaaatgaagataattttttattatttttttttaatataaaaagttatgaattttaaaataaaaaaattataaaaaaaatcgaatttcaaaatttttttttgaaatgaagataattttttattattttttttttcgaatttcaaaataaaaaaaattaataattaaaataaaaatattttttaagatttttttaagtttaaaaaaaattccattaaaattagtttaaaagtatttttttaaaaaagagttCGAATCgttcattttataataaattatttatcatttttatgtttaaaaagtttcatattttattttgactaaatttaatataaaaagttaaaaataaattaaaaaaaaaattttaaaaattaattaaaaaaattaaataaattttttattaattttttttaaactgacttaaaacttttgggacatattttttatttttaattttatttatttatttaattttaaaaaattaattaataaaagtttttaattttttttatttattttaatttttgcaaaaattaattaaaaatttgaaaataataaattaaacttttttaatgaaaaaattaaaatttttaaactaaactcttgggaatttttattaatttatttattaaatgaactttaatataatttcattaattaaataattaaaaaagtattttattttttttttaattattttttttttaaattaatcagaacttttttaaaattttattaattatttcaattagataattaaatttcatttaattaaaaaataataaatttgataaaaattttgaaaaatttaaattattaaaatgttaatttttttattgtagaaactatttatttgtttaattaaaaaaaaataattttttattttattgatttgattttttttttttttttgaaaaatgaatcaaaatattgaaaatattttttcgaaagcaaaaaagtgaaaacaattaataatttttttttctaaaaaaatgaaaattttaacaattttttaaaaagcctctaaaaaattaatgaatttttaattattaataaaattaaataatttaatttcaattaaataaaaagaaaaaaaattaatttaataatgattttgaaaaatttaattaattaaaatttttattttttttaaagtatcaaaattttttgaaataatattttaaaggcttgcaaaaattaattaaaaacatttaataaaactttttcactaaatttttatttttttttaaattctctaaaaaatgatttcatatcaaattaaataaaattagcacTAAAAATACCTTCAATAAGAAACCTTTCAATTTTCTAATGGAAAATTACCAATTTTgctaatttcacttaattcAACTTAAACACTTAACTCACAGCTCTAAACATTGCACCGTATGCGTAATGATTCTATTGtagtttcttcaattttttttttttgttttttgctgtGTTACAGGTCAAAAGGTCTTTAATGAGGAAGATATTGTaagtaataacaaaataatatgtaatttttaacatatttttattttcacacgtaactttttttttatttttttttgtgttacatCGAAGCGCACTCACTTGATTATTATTGCTCAACTCTAAGACGACACGACaatcgagagagagagaactcATTCGATGGCAAAGTTcactcaaatttatttattatcgttATCAAAgccccaaaaaataaacaaatatttataacgaaAGCGCGATAAGAGGCATCAACAGATGTTTGCCGCGAAGACTTTGGCGAGAAAGTTCAGTCTAAAACGAAATTCTGAGGCAAAATGTTTGATTTGACGGACAAGAAAGTGCTCGTTTTGGGCGGCGCTGGAGCCATTGGCAAGGAAATTTGCATTCAATTGATTCAACAAGGGTTGAAAGTGAGGTTatgtttttagaaattttgaattttttttaaaaaatattttttttttgatagaaattaGCAGTAATTGACGTCATTTGCGAATCTACagcaaagaaaacttttattgaCGAAAATTTCAACAGTGTTTCCTTCGCCTATAAACAATGTTCAGTAACGGACAAGAAACGCCTTGCCGAAGTCATGAACTACTTAAAGCTCTGGATGGATGGCTTGGATATCGTCATCAATTCCGTTGGCATTTTGGATGAACAGAGATCCGAACAAACAATTGATATCAACTATGTATGAGGTTATCtcgcaaattttgattttttttcatttaatttgtttttatgacACAGGGTGGCGTCGTTAACTCAACATTTGCGGCGATCGATTTGATGCGCAAAGACAAAAATGGCGGGAATGGCGGCGTTGTGATCAATATCGCGTCGATCACATCTTTTGGCGCGCATTTTTGGCTTCCTGTTTACGCGGGAACAAAACATGCCGTTTTAGGGTTCACGCGTTCTTTGAAGAATGACAAGTTCCTCGAACTGACAGGAGTTAAATTTATGGTTATTTGTCCCGGCGTGACGCGTACTCCATTGGCGACGAGAGAAGCGTTCGTGGATAAACATTGCTTTCCCGAGATGAAAGAGGAAGTTGAACGAATTCTTAATACTTATCCGGTTCAAGAGTAAGTTTTGCGAGctaaaaacgatttttaattaaaaatttatattttagtgTCGATTGCGTTGGAAAATGTGTCCTTAAAGCATTAGATGACGGCGAAAATGGATCAACATGGCAATGTGAGAATAATCGCATCGAAAAAGTGATTAAACtttctttgaatttcttctaattttgaatcaataaaaaatattacgaccgaaaattagttatttttagagGTTTTGTGATAAGTTATCActgataattattttgtaacgTCAGTTAAGCCCCTTTTTCGataagaaaatcaaataaaaataaaaaaaacgattttttcgttttttatacttgactctcataaaaaatggattttaaacaaaaatctacaaaaaatttaaaattttttaattttttttttttttttttaaaattattttttttatttatttaatttattttaaaaattttaaaaatttaattttttttttaaattattttttaaatttttttttttatttaaagatttatttttttaaattataattattttatttttaattaatttttttattttattttttaaaattattttaaattaattttttttataaataattttttttattaaaaaaaaaataaaaaaaaaataatttttttaaaataatttttatttttattttatttttttcccataattttattcaattaattatttttttatttaatttattttagtttcattcctaaaaagtaatttaatttttttttaattaaaatttttttatatttttagagttcattttcgtcaattttcgaattttaaacaaatttttatttttatttttagagttaatggtttttattccttttcttAGCGAAAATGGATCCGTTTAGCAAGTTGACAACAATcgaagtgaaaaatttgaagtaaaaGACTTCCCAATATTCTAAAACAAGACAATTTTGAGAGAATTTCGTTTGTTAGAGCGAATAAATTAAcatccaattaattcaaagtaGAATTTCTtgacctttaattttttatctacgCTTCCGAATATATGAGAacgaacacataaaaaaattcgcgtcgtttttgtttgtttttttttattctctctTATCTTGCGAGTCATTCTTTGAGTATCATTCAAgctaaaaacatcaaattttttattaaaaaattttaaaaatggattttcgTACCAAAAGAGCGATTGTACTTGGAGGCGCAGGCGGAATTGGCAAAGCTATTTGCGAGAATTTATCTCAACGAGGCataaaggtaagaaaatttacaaaaaataattttaataataaattttttaatggaatttgacAGAAATTGTCTGTTATTGACGTGATAGACGaagaaaaagccaaaaatttattcaaaaatgacgtgatttacaaaaaatgttccgTGACAGAACAAAAATGAGTTGGAAACTCTcatgacaaatttaaaatctgaGATGGGAGGTCTCGATATCGTCATTAACGCTGTTGGAGTCTTAAAGGAACAAAATCCGAAATTAATGATCGAGATCAATTACGtgagtttaagtcaaaatattgataaaaatatcaaaaaatcgcTTATCgggcaatttttttgtcatttttatcaatattcaattaagataagatttaatttttatttttatttaataaaaaaattttttttagggcgGTGTTGTCAACTCTACCCTCACTGCGATCAAACTAATGCGCAAAGATCATTCAGGAAACGGAGGTTTTATCATCAATATCGCATCCGTAGCTGGCTTACACGGAACTTTTCTCCTTCCAATCTACTCCGGGACCAAACATGCCGTGCTTGGATTCACTCAAAGTTTGTGCAATGAAGCTTTTTACGCGAAAACTGGCTTGAAATTCATCACAATTTGCCCCGGATTGACAGAAACTCCAATGACAAACCCAGATTCGCTCTTTGGAGATCATCTATTTCCAGAAATGTTGGATGAAGTGCAGAATATTTTGAGTCCGTATCCATCGCAGGGACCTGATGCCGTTGGAAAAGGCATTTT
It encodes:
- the LOC134832080 gene encoding ribosome-recycling factor, mitochondrial, producing MDQIRRKFIQNSIFLWRIRASQVNFSRNFANLSFLRENPRFQVPSLQILPARNYAKDRGGNKKDRKNATKVKPNPDFLNTYVNYDQIVGAMQKSLDTMKDEFIRNLSLRSTTGAIEQLLVKVEGDEHELQEIAVIVRKDPKTIVVNMINFPQMIPDVLQALRKSGMNLNPQQDGTTLFIPVPKVTKEHRESLAKNAKALFIKCRDAIKEIQNNAVKKLKKKEKVPIDEMHMCIAQLETVRDNFIAEAEKLLETKRVELIGTEK
- the LOC134829143 gene encoding alcohol dehydrogenase-like; amino-acid sequence: MFDLTDKKVLVLGGAGAIGKEICIQLIQQGLKKLAVIDVICESTAKKTFIDENFNSVSFAYKQCSVTDKKRLAEVMNYLKLWMDGLDIVINSVGILDEQRSEQTIDINYGGVVNSTFAAIDLMRKDKNGGNGGVVINIASITSFGAHFWLPVYAGTKHAVLGFTRSLKNDKFLELTGVKFMVICPGVTRTPLATREAFVDKHCFPEMKEEVERILNTYPVQDVDCVGKCVLKALDDGENGSTWQCENNRIEKNKNELETLMTNLKSEMGGLDIVINAVGVLKEQNPKLMIEINYGGVVNSTLTAIKLMRKDHSGNGGFIINIASVAGLHGTFLLPIYSGTKHAVLGFTQSLCNEAFYAKTGLKFITICPGLTETPMTNPDSLFGDHLFPEMLDEVQNILSPYPSQGPDAVGKGILAALDDGENGAVWQIENNRSEKVELKQFPILK